Proteins encoded in a region of the Podospora pseudopauciseta strain CBS 411.78 chromosome 6, whole genome shotgun sequence genome:
- a CDS encoding hypothetical protein (EggNog:ENOG502RZTD; COG:G): MPVTRTAATASKATLFKSLHHTPTKPLLLANAYDATSARIIASLPGCRALATASYALALSIGKADETLTLEDNISLCRPIAAVAHEFNLPLTVDIQDGYAGPGDYAELRSVIEKVILELGAVGVNLEDSWHESTSGDMVPEDEAIERIKTVIRTARELGVVDFVVNARSDTFLMGGSLDESIRCGKRYLYEGGAETVFIFWPRNKEMEKADVQKVIDELGGRVNVSCRLGGQLTTGELGEMGAARVSVGPQVFLAAAEAIKKAAGAVFEN, from the coding sequence ATGCCAGTCACCAGAACAGCTGCCACCGCTTCTAAAGCAACGCTTTTCAAATCCCTTCACCACACCCCAACCAAACCTCTGCTCCTCGCCAACGCCTACGATGCCACCTCAGCCCGCATCATCGCCTCTCTCCCGGGATGCAGAGCCCTAGCGACAGCCTCCTACGCACTGGCATTATCCATAGGCAAAGCCGATGAAACACTCACGTTGGAAGACAACATCTCTCTTTGCCGTCCCATCGCTGCCGTAGCTCACGAGTTCAACCTACCATTGACAGTGGATATCCAAGATGGCTATGCCGGGCCAGGAGACTATGCAGAACTGAGATCTGTCATTGAAAAGGTGATACTCGAACTTGGAGCTGTGGGTGTGAACCTGGAGGATTCCTGGCATGAAAGCACCTCTGGGGATATGGTACCGGAGGATGAGGCGATCGAGAGGATCAAGACTGTTATTAGGACGGCAAGAGagcttggggtggtggacttTGTGGTGAATGCTAGGTCGGATACATTCTTGATGGGTGGGAGCTTGGACGAGTCGATTAGATGTGGGAAGAGGTATCTTTATGAGGGAGGGGCAGAGACTGTGTTTATTTTCTGGCCGAGGaacaaggagatggagaaggccgaTGTTCAAAAGGTGATTGACGAGCtaggggggagggtgaatgTGAGTTGCCGGCTCGGAGGCCAGTTGACCacgggggagctgggggagatgggggcggcgagggtgagtGTCGGGCCGCAGGTGTTTTTGGCTGCGGCGGAGGCGATCAAGAAGGCGGCGGGGGCGGTGTTTGAGAATTGA
- a CDS encoding hypothetical protein (EggNog:ENOG503PY6M), protein MYSLFTTLTVLAAILSFSTSQAQITAAPSIPTVSGCPAVLSITDICSTCMTLACITTAEVTVGCSGCPEIPATVFSGYPCEGGCDQLGGCKTLYQVVTAQADQCESGPLVPLPSITDGGESAITGGEDATTGDASGTQTVTETGDGVGPTGTPTTTGTVTISTSGGRRLSPFRLW, encoded by the exons ATGTATTCGCTTTTTACTACCCTAACGGTCCTTGCGGCCAT TCTTAGCTTCTCGacctcccaagcccaaaTTACCGCGGCTCCTTCCATCCCCACCGTCTCTGGCTGCCCTGCCGTCCTATCTATTACTGACATCTGCTCAACATGTATGACTCTGGCTTGCATCACCACAGCAGAAGTAACAGTAGGATGCTCCGGATGCCCAGAGATCCCAGCGACGGTTTTCAGTGGGTACCCATGCGAAGGGGGTTGTGACCAGTTGGGTGGATGCAAAACGCTGTATCAGGTGGTGACTGCCCAGGCAGATCAATGTGAGTCTGGACCACTGGTACCGCTGCCGTCGATAACAGACGGAGGGGAGAGCGCCATcactggtggtgaggacgcTACGACAG GCGACGCAAGTGGCACCCAGACAGTCACCGAGACAGGTGACGGGGTTGGGCCTACGGGGACGCCTACTACAACGGGTACAGTGACAATCAGCACCAGTGGTGGGAGAAGGTTGTCGCCCTTTAGGCTGTGGTAG